A single window of Salvelinus namaycush isolate Seneca chromosome 11, SaNama_1.0, whole genome shotgun sequence DNA harbors:
- the LOC120055618 gene encoding dynamin-3-like yields MGNRGMEDLIPLVNKLQDAFSGIGQSCNLDLPQIAVVGGQSAGKSSVLENFVGRDFLPRGSGIVTRRPLVLQLISANAEWAEFLHCKGKKFTDFDEVRQEIEAETDRITGANKGISPIPINLRVYSPHVLNLTMIDLPGITKVPVGDQPVDIEQQIRDMIMQFICRESCLILAVTPANSDLANSDALKLAKDVDPQGQRTIGVITKLDLMDEGTDAREVLENKLLPLRRGYIGVVNRSQKDIDGKKDIKMAMAAERKFFLTHPAYRHMAEKMGTPCLQKVLNQQLTNHIRDTLPAFRSKLQTQLLSLDKEAEEYRGYRPDDPGRKTKQLLQMVQQFSVDFEKRIEGSGDQVDTVELSGGAKINRIFHERFPFELVKMECDDKEMRREISYAIKNIHGIRTGLFTPDMAFEAIVKKQIVKIKEPCIKCVDMVIQELINTVRQCTNKLDCFPRLREETERIVTSHIRDRESRAKDQVLLLIDVQLSYINTNHEDFIGFANAQQSSKQSSKQSNAASQVIRKGWLTINNISIIKGGAKEYWFVLTAESLSWFKDDEEKEKKYMLPLDNLKVRDVEKGFMSSKHAFAIFNTEQRNVYKDNRFLELACDTQDEVDSWRASLLRAGVYPERSSNVESEGGGSSSSSQDNFSMDPQLERKVETIRNLVDSYMAIVNKCIRDLMPKTIMHLMISNVKDFINAELLAQLYSAGDQGALMDESQEQVQRRDEVLRTHQSLKEALAIIGDISTTTISTPMPPPVNDWRRPYLHPHRSPPTSPTGSRRMSSGQRPSPGGGRGAPPPPNRPGPLGPFNNSADSPQVPSRPNRAPPSIPR; encoded by the exons GGACTTCCTGCCCCGAGGCTCTGGGATCGTCACCCGCAGGCCCCTTGTCCTGCAGCTCATCAGTGCCAATGCAG AATGGGCAGAGTTCTTACACTGCAAAGGGAAGAAATTCACTGACTTCGATGAGGTTCGCCAGGAGATTGAGGCGGAGACTGACCGCATTACTGGGGCCAATAAGGGCATATCTCCCATCCCCATCAACCTGCGCGTCTACTCCCCACATG TGCTGAACCTGACAATGATTGACCTGCCAGGCATCACCAAGGTGCCCGTGGGGGACCAGCCAGTGGACATTGAGCAGCAGATCAGAGACATGATCATGCAGTTCATCTGCAGGGAGAGCTGTCTCATCCTGGCTGTCACCCCGGCCAACTCTGACCTGGCCAACTCAGACGCCCTCAAACTGGCCAAAGACGTTGACCCCCAGG GCCAGCGGACCATAGGAGTGATCACCAAGCTGGATCTGATGGATGAGGGAACAGACGCCAGGGAAGTCCTGGAGAACAAGCTGCTGCCCCTAAGGAGAG GTTATATTGGAGTGGTGAACCGCAGTCAGAAGGACATTGATGGGAAGAAGGACATCAAGATGGCTATGGCTGCTGAGAGGAAGTTCTTCCTCACTCACCCGGCCTACAGACACATGGCCGAAAAGATGGGCACCCCGTGCCTACAGAAAGTCCTCAACCAG CAATTGACCAACCACATCCGCGATACGCTGCCGGCGTTCCGTAGCAAGCTGCAGACCCAGCTTCTGTCTCTGGATAAGGAGGCCGAGGAGTACCGGGGATACCGTCCTGATGACCCGGGACGGAAGACCAAGCAACTGCTGCA GATGGTGCAGCAGTTCTCTGTGGACTTTGAGAAGCGCATCGAGGGCTCTGGGGACCAGGTGGATACCGTAGAGCTCTCTGGTGGAGCCAAGATCAACCGTATCTTCCACGAGAGATTCCCCTTCGAACTGGTCAAG atggAATGTGATGACAAGGAGATGCGGCGAGAGATCAGCTACGCCATCAAGAACATTCATGGTATCAG GACTGGCCTGTTCACTCCAGACATGGCATTTGAGGCCATCGTGAAGAAGCAGATAGTGAAGATCAAGGAGCCATGTATCAAGTGTGTGGACATGGTCATTCAGGAGCTGATCAACACCGTGCGCCAGTGTACTAACAAG ctGGATTGCTTCCCCAGACTGCGTGAGGAAACCGAGAGAATTGTGACCTCACatatcagagacagagagagtagggcCAAGGACCAG GTGTTGCTGCTGATCGATGTCCAGCTCTCGTACATCAACACTAACCATGAGGACTTCATAGGCTTTGCTAA TGCACAGCAGAGCAGCAAGCAGAGCAGCAAGCAGAGTAATGCTGCAAGCCAG GTCATCCGTAAGGGCTGGCTAACCATCAACAACATCAGCATCATTAAAGGTGGGGCCAAGGAGTACTGGTTTGTCCTGACCGCTGAGAGCCTGTCCTGGTTTAAGGATGATGAG gagaaggagaagaaataCATGCTCCCTCTTGACAACCTGAAGGTGCGAGACGTGGAGAAAGGCTTTATGTCCAGCAAGCACGCCTTCGCCATCTTCAACACCGAGCAGAG GAACGTGTACAAGGACAACCGTTTCCTGGAGCTGGCCTGTGACACTCAGGATGAGGTGGACAGTTGGAGGGCTTCTCTCCTACGCGCTGGAGTCTACCCCGAAAGATCTTCTAAT GTGGAGAGTGAGGGGGGCGGCTCCTCGTCCTCATCCCAGGACAATTTTTCCATGGACCCTCAGCTGGAGCGGAAAGTGGAAACCATCCGCAACCTGGTCGACTCCTACATGGCCATCGTCAACAAGTGCATCCGCGACCTCATGCCCAAGACCATTATGCACCTCATGATCAGCAAC GTGAAGGACTTCATCAACGCGGAGCTGCTGGCCCAGCTGTACTCGGCCGGGGACCAGGGTGCCCTGATGGATGAGTCCCAGGAGCAGGTCCAGAGGAGGGACGAGGTCCTCAGGACCCACCAGTCCCTGAAGGAGGCCCTGGCCATCATAGGAGacatctccaccaccaccatctccaccccCATGCCGCCGCCCGTGAACGACTGGCGCA GGCCATATCTCCACCCCCACAGGTCTCCTCCAACCAGCCCCACTGGTTCCAGGAGGATGTCATCAGGCCAGCGCCCTAGTCCCGGAGGGGGGCGAGGGGCTCCACCCCCTCCTAACCGCCCAGGACCCCTGGGGCCCTTCAACAACAGTGCTGATAGCCCCCAGGTCCCCAGCCGCCCCAACCGAGCCCCTCCCAGCATCCCCAGGTGA